The DNA sequence ctttttgtgaacttaaactgcgcttgggaaaagacaccaacgtagaagaagacaggacgaacgcagactagcaactggtttattgaaatcacacataatgctgcctcttcgaaccaggcgcatgcccaagccagatcataaccgcgtgaccatggaacactccctcgccaagcccctatctacagtaaaaattcaagctcttcttgaaacgaaggagcttttcaagaagaaactgagggaagggattcacactgttctagggcgtagcttgcaccacgtgctctctgttcgtctttgtcttatcgtaatagcattgctgtgaatgtacagtctgattcaatattgaggaaggagtgagcatagatcacgcttaagtttcatacttgtttcttattaaaacaaaactaatatgataaattttttgaagttatggcgcattgcatatttgaaattcaattttaacagaaatttgagcaatatcaatggtgacctcatgacacagtcgagttgaaggtgagggagtaaaataaatgctacgtTAGCCTGTCTCCAAAGCcttcaaagtgattatttttgtttgcatctctctccccAAAGTACTTGTCACAATCTAATGCTATAttgtgcttttattacagaatttcatgaaCGGAAAGCAGAAGAGGGTAGCcaaaactgctggttcattttgcccaGGGACCCCAAAAAGCTGGGCAGTGGAGAGACAAGGATCCACTATTACTGTAATAGAtcaggcgaggcaaggaaaaaggaaggtcatagtgaccgtcgggagaaaagtcaggggagctgtaggtctggtaagatatgtctttcatttattaccatcacaatggacaacactcagagtccgacacctgaaagcaccacttatggtcataaaccagaaattcagcacttgggaatgagtgacaaggaaaaggccagcgtagcagagaacctagaaaggggtgtgcccatgaaaaccattctaaagcgaataagaacatctgtggcatccaagctgaggccagtgcacttggcagagtgctcaaccctgcataacatcaaacggcagtttaacattgctgctcctgaacgttgtcacactaatgacgctgtcagtgtagacatgtgggtgcttgtgatgaaagaaaaaggtgaaacacttgtctgcctgtacaaggcacaaggtgcagtggacccaagtggtacattttcttcagcagactttgctcttgttctgatgacagagcctcagaaggagctactagaaaaattgggccctgcagggactgtatgtcttgactccacacatgGAACTATAGAGTACCTGTTTGAGCTGACCACTCTTCTGGTGCTAGATAAAGTAGCATCAGTTGTAgctatagcttatttcatctgcaaccagatgaacgagcaaactttgacagcattcttcaaatatctggagtcggccatggccaaaaaagtggccgctaagacattgatatctgatgatgcctcgcaattctacaaagcatggtccagggtcatgggtgccgcaaaacagaaacttctctgtgcctggcatgtggataacaattggcgtaagaagacactcgagtgtgtagagagacagctaaggccacatgtttaccatagtgtgtggctactcttagagttcctcgcggaaaaggcatttgaagattattttaagcaattcctttctagtgaggaagaaaaactgagggacttcctcaagtacttcaaagaccactatgcagttaggccgcaagagtgggcctatcgctttaggactagagcagctgtcaacactaacatgcaccttgagagcaagcacaggacgttaaagcatactatgctggagagaaaacagaataagcatggtgacaaactaatttctgccctcatggacttgACAAATCATTTTTTAATCAAAGGGGCTAGCCAGATAatgaaaggggcaaagggtaaggagctgagaacaattcagaagaaccacaggtctggcagtgaaatggcagcttgtgccaaaataaatgaagatggcatatggactgtgccatctcagtctattaaagggctctcatataaagtgtcaaaagtgaaagatggtgcttgctgtcctttgaggtgcaaggaatgcgcagtgtgtgtgcaagcatagtcactgtgtggtcatcgctaatccaactagcagcaacaaggcccatgagagctcacccaaagaagcatgtgaggcaagtcgggcattgcacattgtatggagtataacaaagctggaagcagccaaagcactgtcaagctcaacactcttaagaacaaaaatggactcagtcagacaggcaatattagatggtgaagtctctgagggtgtgggtgagaaggcaaacaatttgtttgagccagttttcatgcttgtggaaagtgaaagtgacccaaaaagaaagatgccagaccattcaaatgaaccagccaacaaaaaagttgtgcacctgttaagatttcactctacaaaaaaccctagattgtcgcagccatcatctagcctttcaaggcccactgaagctcaaaaggaagtccttaaataa is a window from the Dermacentor albipictus isolate Rhodes 1998 colony chromosome 6, USDA_Dalb.pri_finalv2, whole genome shotgun sequence genome containing:
- the LOC135896452 gene encoding uncharacterized protein, which produces MDNTQSPTPESTTYGHKPEIQHLGMSDKEKASVAENLERGVPMKTILKRIRTSVASKLRPVHLAECSTLHNIKRQFNIAAPERCHTNDAVSVDMWVLVMKEKGETLVCLYKAQGAVDPSGTFSSADFALVLMTEPQKELLEKLGPAGTVCLDSTHGTIEYLFELTTLLVLDKVASVVAIAYFICNQMNEQTLTAFFKYLESAMAKKVAAKTLISDDASQFYKAWSRVMGAAKQKLLCAWHVDNNWRKKTLECVERQLRPHVYHSVWLLLEFLAEKAFEDYFKQFLSSEEEKLRDFLKYFKDHYAVRPQEWAYRFRTRAAVNTNMHLESKHRTLKHTMLERKQNKHGDKLISALMDLTNHFLIKGASQIMKGAKGKELRTIQKNHRSGSEMAACAKINEDGIWTVPSQSIKGLSYKVSKVKDGACCPLRCKECAVCVQA